The genomic region taccttgatgttgcagaaaaaagaccatgtattttttttaaccgatttccgaacactaaatgggtgaattttggcaaattaaacgccttttttgtttaacggtcttttagcgatgacgtcagaacgtgacgtcgccgaggtaacacacccgccatattcattttcacattacaaacaccgggtctcagctctgttattttccgttttttcgactattttttggaaccttggaaacatcatgcctcgtcggtgtgttgtcggagggtgtaacaacactaacagggagggattcaagttgcaccactggcaagaaatctgccgccagacccccattgaatgtaccagaatgtcttcacatttgaccggcgatgctaagacagacatggcacagagatgtatggataacctgcagatgcatttgcaacgattaagtcaacgaaatcacaaaggtgagttttgttgatgttgttgacttatgtgctaatcagacatatttggtcacttcatgactgccagctaatcgatgctaacatgctatgctaatcgatgctaaaatgctatttacgctagctgtatgtacatttgaaactacatacccatatttaatgcgaaacaaacacttaccaatcaacggatttaagttgctccagtgtcacaagatgcgaaagtcctgatcgtttggtccgcacattttaccggcgatgctaataaggcagccaatgccatgggccacttcattaggtacacccacgttaTGGcctaatagcgtcaatagctatattcgctcaatagcttcaatttcttcttcaatttcattttcgctatctgcctccatactccgaccatctgtttcaatacatgcggaatctgttgaatcgcttaaaccgctgaaatccgagtctgaatccgagctaatgtcgctatatcttgctgtggtaaccgccatgttgtttgtattggcagccctgtatgacgtcacagggaaatggatagtggtttcgaagatagcgaaaataaggcactttaaagctttacttAGGGgtattctgggaccggtaaaattttgaaaaaaaattcaaaaaatacaacaagccactgggaactgatttttattgtttttaaccctttggaaattgtgataatgttcccctttaagactactCTTCTTTAGAGGGGCTTGATGATGGTTTTTAGGGGCTTTAGAAGTGCTCCAGTCTAAAGTAAGATGTTACCTAGATAAGATAAAAAACTGCTCAGCAAAGTTTTAGAACTCTAGCGGGTAACTCATCAAGGCCGCATTTCAATTGACTTGGACTGTGTatgatctagaccagtggttctcaaatgtgggtacgcgtacccctgggggtacttgaaggtatgccaagaggtacgcgagattttaaaaaaatattttctaaaaatagcaacaattcaaaaatcctttaaaaatatatttattgaataatacttccaagttaaatgtaagttcataaactgtgaagtgttgacagctagatttttttgtggacatgttccataaatattgatattgaagatgtatttttttgtgaagaaatgtttacttCATGAATCCagctggatctctattacaatccccaaagagggcactttaagttgatgattacttctatgtgtagaaatctttattcataattgaatcacttgtttatttttcaacaagttttcagttatttttatgttataaaaatgtatatgtaaagcgctttgagtcacttgagaaaagcgctatataaatataattcacactcacaatatctttttttcccaaaaagttcaagaaggagcaatattttgcactgttatacaatttaataaatcagaaactgatgacatagtgctgtattatacttctttatctctttttttcaaccaaaaatgctttactcttattagggggtaattgaatcaaaaaaatgttcacacggtgtacatcactgaaaaaaggttgagaaccactgatctagaccagtaccgggccgcggcccaatTGGTACTGGgccccagaataattttttattcatttttattaaaaaaaaaaaaaaaaaatgttaaatcaacataaaaaacacaatatacacttacaattagtgcaccaaccacaaataaaaaaccctttttcatgacaaaaacgtcccctttttcatgacaaagaaaaaaaataataaaaaaagatacaaaaaggttggtgaccactgatcCAGACTATTTAGTCAGTGAAAGATATGAATTGTGCCAGCTGTAGTTGTCAAACTGGCTGCAGAGTACCAATTTTTTTACTGGGAATTATTGCATTTTTAATGCATTGAACTTTGTCATGGAAGAATATTCTAAAGTCATTGCACTCCAACATAGAAATTAGTTCTAAGGGCAATGAAACTGGAGGGATTGTTAATCTGTTTACCGTAGCAAACAGGACAGGAAATGTGTTACTCCAGTTTGTTATGATTTCAGAAAAGAGTCTACATTATTCTATGCAAAGTCTGGCTGAACGCACATAATTCATTTGGAGCTTGACAAATGACAATGCctgattttttaaaaacagttGCGGTTTTTTTTGCAGAAATGAAAAATGTTCTAACCTTCCCACGGTCGTGCAAAAAGCAGATGAGTCCAATCACTCCACTGGCTCTCAGAGTCCACCTCATCCCTGGCTCGGAGTTGAACCTGATGAAGGTGGCCAGCCAGCGCGTCAAAAATCACGATCTGACTCTCTTCTGTGTAGACCTGACGTAAAGAGGCAGAGAAAAGACAACAGAATAAGGACACCAAAAGCACCAGAGAGATGACAATTAAGTATTATAATCAATTTTTTATCTGCATTCAATGCATGTAAAAATCCAAATTATCCAACTTTAATGAGTAAATGGATGCATTCAAACATTACAGTAAATTTATTTTCATATGCAGCTCAAGCTTTATATGTCTAATGAACAATGGGGAAATAGGATAATTTATACAGACTAGTaattgtaaaaataatgtatagttCCTCAAGACCCTAGTGTATGTACAGAAACAGACACTGACCTCGGACCAGTAAAGTGATACATGTGGTCTGTATCTAATGTGAAACACTAAGGGAAAAGCATCATTTCTCTGCCAAGAGAAAGGAAAGTTCCATGAGATATTCAGCTTTTTGGGGTGGCCTTCTACCTCCTTCACCAACACAGACTCTGGAGGGTCAGGTTTCACtgcaaggacaaaaaaaaaatgaagaatttaatttgtGTTAGAAACAACTGAACACATTCTGGAAAGAGATACATTTTCTTGGAATTTCTGCTTTTTTATTTTGGTGCTTTTGCCATGTACTAGTGCTTGTATTGTGAAGCTTTTTTCTACAAAATAATTCTTAGAAATTTTAATTCCAGAGGTTTTTAGGATAAAAATAGTGTCATATTAAAGCAAATTACGACATAAACTGAAGATGCATTGAGGATACATCTTCTGCTCATTAAAACATATTAACGACAAAGGCAAGACGATTTTGAGAATATATTAATCAACACAAGGAGGATTTATGGTGAATTGTGTCTTTTCTGGTGTGTAAATGTTACAAAGTTGGACACTCATGTTAAACAAAGCCAAAGCATCAAATAATAAGGTTCACGCAGTTCTGGATGCTTCTGTTTGCGGGGTTTTGCAGTACGTATTTATACCTTGAGTAAAGCGCTATTTTGAActatgagagagaaaaaaaaaggattgttGTCATCCTGTCTTCACCTGtgcatgacatcacacacatgcAACATGCAATGACATaaaagcagcttttttttttttacatatatatatattagtggtgtaaaggtacgtgtatttgtattgaaccgtttcggtacgggagtttcggttcggtgcggaggaataccgaacaagttccacacgaacatatgaagtagccgcctatgctaaggtcttaataagctgctccgctccgttctgcctctgtctcctacacagcacccagcattgtcccacccacaaaaccatctgattggttacaaccgtgggggaaacagccaatcagcagtgcgtattcagagcgcatttagtcagcgcttcagcgtcgagcagatagcagatgagcagcggactctccccaaattatactaaaaacTTCAAAATCTattactactaacatcactatgagctcgttgatcttctagaaacaaactgcagctcagctcactcgcattcctggcttgaggtgaaggctaattagcttttagcgcaacattagctcattttgcggtgtgtgcgtgtgtgttacggacagtgttgattgaggtgtttttgaagcagcaaaaaacgacatgatgttaaatgaagagtttctgtctctgatagtggatataataatgtaagtgcatcataaagcctaaatgaactccatggtgttcagggatgaataatctctcctattgctattgtgctattttttcaacaattgttacatgaatcattagtaatgtagcagcctagttttgaatggcagggtccctgctatcacatgttgatacaaatataacatttacataataaaaatcaactacaggcttcccaaatgctgtaataaattaagcatgatgagttgacttgaaactgtttaatgttgcactttttatatgtagaagaaaagtttggtcattttatttaatctgagcaacatattgaggcagaattattatagtgttcccaatgttaaaaggataaagccattgtttacaaatttggtaaataaataaccaaaaaatgtatattttgttgttttcttactgtaccgaaaatgaacggaactgtgacctctaaaccgaggtacataccgaaccggaatttttgtgtaccgttacacccctaatatatatatatatatatatatatatatatatatatatatatatatatatatatatatatagtacaggttTGGACACACCCGCTACTTATTCAaggtgttttctttattttcatgactatttacattgtagatgatcacatcaaaactataaacggttatcaaaaaaggtgaaataactgaaaacatgttttgtattcaaggTTCTTCAAAatggccaccctttgctctgattactgctttgcaaactctttcaatgagcttcaagcacacctgtgaagtgaaaacttgAAGCTCAAAAAGGgtggcaaagggtggctattttgaagaaactaggtccggagtagtcagggttcaatcccagcctcgggatctttttgtgtggagtttgcatgtcctcctcgtgactgcgtgggctccctccgggtactccggcttcctaccacctccaaagacatgcacctggggataggttgattggcaacattaaatggtccctagtgtgtgaatgttgtctgtcaatctgtgttggccctgcgatgaggtggcgacttgttcagggtgtaccccgctttctgctcgattgtagctgagataggcatcagtgGCCCccgaaccccaaagggaataagcggtaggaaatggatggatggatagaatataaaacatgttttcagttatttcacctttttttgttaagtacataactccacatgttcacaatctacaatataaatagtcatgaaaataaagacaacgcattgaatgagaaggtatgtcaaaatttttggcctgtactgtgtatacagtatataggtCTTAATTAATCGGCCAGTATGCAGGtctacctaatgttgtgaccgggtttGGAAAAAAATAGCAAGATCAAAATTGAAACATTTTCAAGAgataaattatgatacttttgCAGACGGTGGGGCGTGGTtccatttgcaatctgggaacgcctcTAGAATCTTGCAGGCAGAAACCAAAAAACAGGTTCTAAAATTGACTGTCGGGCAGACTTTACGcaaaagcatatccaatacaaaTGATCTGGAACACAAGtaagtgttttgaatgtagatCAAAATCTTTCAACGTGGAAATAAGCATGTCTGAATGTAGAGAATAAGAGTCTGAAACAATTTtgcattttcctgagggaactctcctgaaggaatcaaagtactatctatctattacctgtagtaaaaatcacatgtgccccaaaatgcttgtttttttactgtgtaaAGGACATCTGGATAACATGAGTTATATAAAGCAGTACTGAAAGTGGATGAGGACAAAAATATTTCAATGTCTCCTCAAAAGGTTTCCTTACAGAGCTTGTCTAACTTAAACCGGGCAAACGTCGTCTCAGACCCGAGGGCGTTGGTGGCGGTAATTCTGAGGGTGTGAATGGTCTGCCAGAAGGCTGGGTGATCAACATAACAGTTCTGGTGGACAGTGTCCATGAGGCATGGCTGCCACTCCTGATCGGTGCCccttgaagaagaaaaaacacatGTTTAAAATTTACATTTACTCCAAAACACTCATACAAgacaagggtttttttttttttttttgtgttgttttttttagccgggccggagcaggagggtatagaaagagaaaaaaggaagacggagggggaaattgtggggacaagagggggataagacagagagacaacaataacaaacacaacaatcacaacatcaacaacaaaataacagCATCAgctaataggatatgtacaaatatgatggtaaaagtgatagcaaagaagcagttagtgaaataaacattaataacacagaaatgacaatgagcattattacattACAAATGGATCAATACAAATGCCAATAGAAATATCACTATATTGATaattaatattaacaataattatctctattatcaacaatacagttgttcaaatgcaaaaatgcagatatgtaatgataacttgaaatacaaaagacagcagataaatggaggggaaaaaagagaagccaactatattaaccttatagattgttatagtaacaataggttaaaggggaacattatcaccaaacctatgtaagcgtcaatatataccttgatggtgcagaaaaaagaccatctatttttttaaccgattgcCGAACTCTAAATgcgtgaattttggcgaattaaacacctttctgtttatcgggttggaggcgatgacgtcagaatgtgacgtcgccgaggtaacacacccaccattttcattttcaacacattacaaacaccgggtctcagctctgttattttccgtttttttgactattttttggaaccttggagacatcatgcctcgacggtgtgttgtccgagggtgtaacaacactaacagggagggattcaagttgcaccactggcctgaagatgcgaaagtgtctgccaccagacccccattgaatgtgccagagtgtctccacattttaccggcggtgctaaagcagacatggcacagagatgtatggataacctgcaaatgcatttgtaacgatagtcaacgaaatcacaaaggtgagttttgttgatgttgacggccagctaatcgatgctaacatgctacgctaatcgatgctaacatgctatttaccggcggtgctaaagcagacatggcacagagatgtatggataacctgtagatgcatttgcaactatattacgtttccttccacccacttttaatccGAAAAaatcacttaccaatcgacggatttaagttgctccagtgtcaaaagatgcgaaagtcctgatcgtttggtccgcacattttaccggcgatgctaacgcagctattcggccatgctatggctatgaatagcgtcaatagctattcactcaaaagcttcagtttcttcttcaatattttcatactccaaccatctgtttcaatacatgcgtaatctgttgaatcgcttaagtcgctgaaatccgagtttgaatccgagctaatgtcgctatatcttgctgtggtattcccattatttgtttgcattggcagcactgtgtgacgtcacagggaaatggccagtgtcttcgcagagagtcgaaaataaggcactttaaagctttatttagggatattccgagaccggtaaaattttgaaaaaaaattcaaaaaatacaacaagccactgggaactgatttttattgtttttaacccttttgaaattgtgattatgttcccctttaagctttgtcagtgtgccgtgtgttacccactttcccctagggcaacaacgtcaatacatgtttgatgaaacgtaatTATATACATGAGTGTCCGTATGTagatgtacttgtatatgtacagtacatgtatgtttgtacagtgaatgtatatgtacatatatgtgtatatgtatgtttttacagtgaatgtatgtatatatgtatgttagtacagtgaatgtatatgggcggtatagctcggttggtagagtggtcgtgccagcaaatagagggttgtaggttcgattcccgcttccgccatcctagtcactgccattgtgtccttgagcaagacactttacccacctgctcccagtgtcccccacactggtttaaatgtaatatagatattggttttcactatgtaaagcgctttgagtcactagagaaaagcgctatataaatataattcacttcacttcacatgtatgtgtatatgtatgtatgtacagtgaatgtatgtgtatatgtatgtatgtacagtgaatgtatatatgtatgtttatacagtgattgtatatgtactgtatgtgtacagtatatgtatgtttgtacagtgaatgtgcatgTGGCAAAGATAAAGATAAAAGTCTTCGGTTGCAATAATCGGGCTTTACCTGAAGGAGGCATTGTACTGGACTGGAAGTGAGGTATTTACAGATTCCGCCCAGGAGCAGCTAATGTAAGTGTGATTAGGAAGTCGACAGGAAATGCTCAGCAGCCCCGGAGGATCTGATAAAAAAGGAGTCAGAGGTAGTTCCAAATGCATAATGTAAGCACTAACGTCCACATCAGTTAAAAAACTACGAGTATGAAACGGGGTCCTCCAATAATATGTTAAAACTCCGATCATCTTGCACCTTGTCCCTCAAAAGGAAGGACTCGTAGGGAGACATTTCCTGTTTGAGACAGTCACAGGAAGTGTAGGCCAGTTTCCTCTTGAGGACTAAAGTGTTTTAACAAGAACAAATCTATAGTTATAAATGAGTGAAGAATAACAAAAGATGGCAAGTGAATTAAACAGAAATAGccaaaatcaagtaaaaaaaaaaacattgaataaaGTATTAAAGTGACTAAAATGCTGCAGGGTTGCTGAATGAAATGCTTAATGAGCACAGGCAAGACACGACGACACTTACGGCCCAGCCGGAGTTTGACGGCGTGGAGGAGGAGCCCGCGGTTGTCATAGCAGCTGTAGTCGCCCTGGGCTGAAAGGGTGACGTGCAGCAGGACCAAGGATCCATTTGATGTTACTTGGTGCCATGGCAACGCTGAGCTGTTATTCAGATGCCATACTGCG from Nerophis ophidion isolate RoL-2023_Sa linkage group LG17, RoL_Noph_v1.0, whole genome shotgun sequence harbors:
- the il11ra gene encoding interleukin-11 receptor subunit alpha yields the protein MPGLLSCPGSLTVICFLSWSLCPSGAQSWTHEVSDVQYGRLDSNVTLACGKSQINTPAVWHLNNSSALPWHQVTSNGSLVLLHVTLSAQGDYSCYDNRGLLLHAVKLRLGHPPGLLSISCRLPNHTYISCSWAESVNTSLPVQYNASFRGTDQEWQPCLMDTVHQNCYVDHPAFWQTIHTLRITATNALGSETTFARFKLDKLLKPDPPESVLVKEVEGHPKKLNISWNFPFSWQRNDAFPLVFHIRYRPHVSLYWSEVYTEESQIVIFDALAGHLHQVQLRARDEVDSESQWSDWTHLLFARPWEDYVTSEPPEDNFLDNFFFTNTETETSTAKTHSPAPQDDGNLGLVILLVLFAVVIIATVLSLICVVWVRQRRREHVTKQELTSVVKMKSMPI